The following DNA comes from Capsicum annuum cultivar UCD-10X-F1 chromosome 7, UCD10Xv1.1, whole genome shotgun sequence.
GAATTGCACTCGGCCTTCTGCACCTGAAATGGAACATGTATGTGGGAGGCCATTAGGCTTACGTTTCAATATGAAAACAGGTGACCTATATATTGCTGATGCCTATTTAGGACTCCAAGTTGTTGGACCGAAAGGAGGATTAGCTACGCCATTAGTCCAAAAATTCGAAGGTAAGCCTCTACTCTTCACAAATGATGTTGACGTTGATGATCATGACGATGTGATTTACTTCACGGATACTAGCACAAAGTACCAACGCAGGCAATTTCTCGCCTCTTTTTCAAGTGGAGATGCGACTGGCAGGCTAATGAAATATGTTAAATCAACGAAAAAAATAA
Coding sequences within:
- the LOC107876840 gene encoding protein STRICTOSIDINE SYNTHASE-LIKE 10-like, with the translated sequence MEHVCGRPLGLRFNMKTGDLYIADAYLGLQVVGPKGGLATPLVQKFEGKPLLFTNDVDVDDHDDVIYFTDTSTKYQRRQFLASFSSGDATGRLMKYVKSTKKITVVLGGLAFANGVTLSKNWTFVFVAETTNFRILRYWLKGPLAGTHDTFAELPGFPDNIRINSNGELWVALQAISSVLSI